One segment of Methylocella silvestris BL2 DNA contains the following:
- a CDS encoding calcium:proton antiporter, translating to MAADGRAFWRSDWFFAVAVATCALFWWSGGAFFASLSNPLILAAIFGLLFVVILGSALSAVRHADHLAAHFGEPFGTLILTLAVTFIEVMSISAIMLHGDPNPTLVRDTLLSVIMISLNGLVGLSLLTGALRHKEQSYNLQGANAYLGLILPLAVMSVVLPDYTVTSAGPTLSTQQRFVLALFSIALYCGFLLIQTGRHRGYFTLGEEPGHEQRGAGGSTVPFHVAMLTAYLVPVVYLAEQMAHPVDYVIETLKQPTILGGVAIALLVTSPEGVSAVRAARANHLQRSINILFGSVLSSIGLTVPIMLLIVYWYGLPITLGVEHADLVVLLLTLGLSIVTFSSGRTNALQGGVHVLLFVTFLLLIVQG from the coding sequence ATGGCGGCTGACGGTCGCGCTTTTTGGCGGTCCGACTGGTTTTTCGCCGTGGCGGTGGCGACCTGCGCGCTATTTTGGTGGTCGGGCGGCGCGTTTTTCGCCAGCCTCTCCAATCCCCTTATTCTCGCGGCGATCTTTGGCCTGCTCTTCGTTGTGATTCTTGGCTCGGCGCTCTCGGCGGTCCGGCACGCGGATCACCTCGCCGCCCATTTTGGCGAGCCGTTCGGCACGCTGATCCTGACGCTCGCGGTGACCTTCATCGAGGTCATGAGCATTTCCGCCATCATGCTGCACGGCGATCCGAACCCGACGCTCGTGCGCGACACGCTGCTCTCAGTGATCATGATCAGCCTCAACGGGCTGGTCGGGCTGTCGCTCCTCACCGGCGCGCTGCGCCATAAGGAGCAGAGCTATAATCTGCAGGGCGCGAACGCCTATCTCGGTCTGATATTACCGCTCGCCGTGATGAGCGTCGTGCTGCCTGACTATACAGTCACGTCGGCGGGACCAACGCTCTCGACGCAGCAGCGATTTGTGTTGGCCCTGTTCTCCATCGCCCTCTACTGTGGTTTTCTCCTTATTCAAACAGGGCGTCACCGCGGTTATTTCACTCTTGGCGAGGAGCCGGGGCACGAACAGCGCGGCGCGGGAGGGAGTACGGTTCCGTTTCATGTCGCGATGCTGACAGCCTATCTCGTTCCAGTCGTCTATCTCGCCGAACAGATGGCTCATCCAGTCGATTATGTGATCGAGACCTTGAAACAGCCGACCATTCTCGGCGGCGTCGCGATCGCGCTTCTGGTGACGTCGCCCGAGGGCGTGAGCGCGGTGCGCGCCGCAAGAGCCAACCATCTGCAGCGCTCGATCAACATCCTTTTTGGATCGGTTCTCTCGTCGATCGGCCTCACGGTGCCGATCATGCTGCTCATCGTCTACTGGTACGGTTTGCCGATCACCCTTGGCGTCGAGCATGCTGATCTCGTCGTCTTGCTGTTGACTCTCGGCCTCAGCATCGTGACCTTCTCCAGCGGCCGGACCAATGCGCTGCAGGGCGGCGTGCATGTTCTGCTGTTCGTCACCTTCCTTTTGCTTATCGTGCAGGGTTGA